A window of Costertonia aggregata contains these coding sequences:
- a CDS encoding ParA family protein, with protein sequence MGKIIAIANQKGGVGKTTTTVNLAASLGVLEKKVLLIDADPQANATSGLGIDVDSVELGTYQLLEHTKSAAETIIKTDSPNVDLIPSHIDLVAIEIELVDKEQREYMMKKAITALKNDYDYILIDCAPSLGLLTLNALTAADSVIIPIQCEYFALEGLGKLLNTIKSVQKIHNPDLDIEGMLLTMFDSRLRLSNQVVEEVKKHFSDMVFDTIIQRNVRLSEAPSYGESIIKYDASSKGAANYLNMANELLKKNKEKV encoded by the coding sequence ATGGGCAAGATAATTGCTATCGCAAATCAAAAAGGTGGTGTTGGTAAAACCACCACCACGGTAAACCTTGCTGCCTCTCTCGGGGTGTTGGAAAAAAAAGTTTTACTTATAGATGCCGACCCACAGGCCAATGCGACTTCAGGTCTTGGTATTGATGTAGATTCCGTTGAATTGGGAACCTACCAACTTTTGGAGCATACCAAATCTGCCGCAGAGACTATTATAAAAACAGATTCGCCAAACGTAGATTTGATACCCTCCCATATAGACCTTGTGGCCATTGAAATTGAATTGGTAGACAAGGAGCAAAGGGAGTATATGATGAAAAAGGCCATAACCGCACTCAAGAACGACTATGACTACATTTTGATAGATTGTGCGCCGTCATTGGGTTTATTGACCTTAAATGCACTGACCGCGGCAGACTCGGTCATAATTCCCATACAGTGCGAATATTTTGCGTTAGAAGGTCTGGGAAAGTTATTGAATACCATAAAAAGCGTACAAAAAATTCACAATCCCGATTTGGATATTGAGGGTATGCTACTCACCATGTTCGATTCTAGGTTACGCCTATCCAATCAAGTTGTTGAAGAAGTCAAAAAGCACTTTTCCGATATGGTTTTTGACACCATTATACAACGTAATGTGAGACTGAGCGAGGCGCCTAGCTATGGTGAAAGCATCATCAAGTATGATGCCAGCAGCAAGGGAGCTGCCAATTACTTGAACATGGCCAACGAATTATTGAAAAAGAACAAGGAGAAAGTGTAA
- a CDS encoding ParB/RepB/Spo0J family partition protein, with product MAKATKKQALGRGLSALLKDPENDINSATDKNADKVVGNIVELDLDSIEVNPFQPRSNFNDEALQELATSIKELGVIQPITVRKLDFNKYQLVSGERRFRASKLIGLETIPAYIRIANDQESLEMALVENIQRQDLDPIEIALSYQRLIDEINLTQEKMSDRVGKKRSTITNYLRLLRLDPIIQTGIRDGFVSMGHGRALVNIDKKEDQIDLYERIVGENLSVRDTERAVKSYHEAESPNKKAITKTKETPEYIEKTKKKITDYLSVKVDIQTASNGKGKIVIPFHSEEELKRLKKLLTSE from the coding sequence ATGGCGAAGGCAACAAAAAAACAAGCACTGGGAAGAGGGCTTTCAGCTTTATTGAAAGATCCCGAGAACGATATAAATTCCGCAACGGACAAAAATGCGGACAAAGTGGTCGGAAATATTGTGGAATTGGATTTGGATTCCATTGAGGTGAATCCGTTTCAGCCACGTTCCAATTTCAATGACGAGGCGCTTCAAGAGTTGGCGACCTCTATAAAAGAGTTGGGCGTTATCCAACCCATAACGGTACGAAAATTGGATTTCAACAAATATCAATTGGTATCGGGAGAAAGAAGGTTCAGGGCCTCAAAGTTAATCGGTCTGGAAACCATCCCCGCCTATATCCGGATTGCCAATGACCAAGAGTCCTTGGAAATGGCGTTGGTAGAAAACATCCAACGGCAAGACTTGGACCCAATTGAGATAGCGTTGTCCTATCAAAGATTGATAGACGAAATAAACCTCACACAAGAAAAAATGAGCGATAGGGTAGGCAAAAAACGATCTACCATTACCAATTATTTGAGATTGTTAAGGTTAGATCCCATTATACAGACCGGGATAAGGGATGGTTTTGTGAGCATGGGCCATGGCAGGGCCTTGGTAAACATCGATAAAAAGGAAGACCAGATTGATCTGTATGAAAGAATAGTTGGTGAAAACCTTTCGGTAAGGGATACGGAGCGTGCGGTAAAATCATATCACGAGGCGGAGAGCCCGAACAAAAAAGCGATTACCAAAACCAAGGAAACTCCAGAATACATTGAAAAGACCAAAAAGAAAATAACAGATTACCTTTCGGTAAAAGTTGACATCCAAACCGCATCGAACGGTAAGGGCAAGATTGTTATCCCTTTTCATTCCGAAGAGGAGTTAAAAAGGTTAAAAAAGCTGCTTACGAGTGAATAA
- a CDS encoding DUF5683 domain-containing protein: MLLFFSNAGIAQEEKNEKALDSVQQGLNEQGVIILKDSVFVEKKKINPLAPSKAAFYSAIFPGLGQIYNKRYWKVPIVYAAIGTGAYAYIYNNQQYNDVRDAFKSRRAGFTTDEFYDLNPNDDRIPTEPDIDNDDLQDFQERFQRDRDLALLITIALYGLNIIDANVDSHLKQFNVDDKLSMDFKPYLEYNPVTANPNYGMALTIKF, translated from the coding sequence ATGCTTCTATTTTTTTCCAATGCTGGTATTGCACAGGAAGAAAAAAACGAAAAGGCTTTGGATTCCGTTCAACAAGGTCTAAACGAGCAGGGCGTTATCATCTTGAAGGATTCCGTATTCGTAGAAAAGAAAAAAATCAACCCTTTGGCACCTAGTAAAGCTGCCTTTTATTCCGCTATTTTTCCCGGTTTGGGACAAATTTACAACAAACGGTATTGGAAAGTGCCCATTGTATATGCCGCCATAGGTACTGGTGCATACGCTTATATTTACAATAACCAGCAATATAATGATGTTAGGGATGCCTTTAAAAGTAGGCGTGCAGGGTTCACTACCGATGAATTTTATGACCTTAATCCCAATGATGATCGGATACCTACAGAACCTGATATAGACAATGATGACCTTCAAGATTTTCAAGAGAGGTTTCAGCGGGACAGGGATTTGGCTTTGCTAATAACTATTGCGCTGTACGGGCTCAACATTATAGATGCCAACGTTGATTCCCACTTAAAGCAGTTTAATGTAGATGACAAATTAAGTATGGATTTTAAACCCTATTTGGAATACAACCCTGTAACCGCCAATCCCAACTACGGCATGGCACTTACCATAAAATTTTAG
- the dapB gene encoding 4-hydroxy-tetrahydrodipicolinate reductase, with product MRIALFGYGKMGKMIEEIAKSRNHNIVAKIDLDTTEIDYSQIDVAIDFSTPDAAFGNITNCFKKNIPVISGTTGWLQQYDEAIAVCKENKGAFIYASNFSLGVNIFFELNEYLSKMMQGLEQYTVHMEEIHHTQKLDAPSGTAITLAEGVTKNLDYEGWTMGNEPKKIPITSKREGNVPGTHSVTYHSAVDDIKIKHKAHGREGFALGAIVAAEWIIGRTGIFTMKDVLNIG from the coding sequence ATGAGAATAGCTTTGTTCGGTTATGGTAAAATGGGTAAAATGATAGAGGAAATCGCCAAAAGCAGAAACCATAATATCGTTGCCAAAATTGATTTGGACACAACAGAAATCGATTATTCCCAAATTGATGTTGCCATAGATTTTAGTACTCCCGACGCAGCTTTTGGGAATATCACCAATTGCTTTAAGAAAAATATTCCCGTAATATCGGGTACTACGGGTTGGTTACAGCAGTATGACGAGGCCATTGCCGTTTGTAAAGAAAACAAAGGTGCCTTTATCTACGCTTCCAACTTTAGCTTAGGTGTAAATATTTTTTTTGAGTTGAACGAGTATCTATCCAAAATGATGCAAGGTTTGGAACAATATACGGTTCATATGGAAGAAATACACCATACCCAAAAGTTAGATGCCCCTAGTGGCACCGCCATAACGTTGGCCGAAGGTGTTACCAAAAATTTGGATTATGAAGGATGGACGATGGGAAACGAGCCAAAAAAAATACCCATTACCTCAAAACGGGAAGGCAATGTTCCCGGAACACACAGCGTAACTTATCACAGTGCTGTTGATGACATCAAAATAAAACACAAGGCCCATGGTCGCGAAGGCTTTGCACTTGGCGCAATCGTGGCCGCTGAATGGATTATCGGCAGAACCGGAATCTTTACCATGAAAGACGTGTTAAACATAGGTTAA
- the lepB gene encoding signal peptidase I, which yields MNGTQWIVFILIIQIIHFLGTWKLYVKAGRKAWEAAIPIYNAIILMKIIKRPKWWVFLLFLPIINLLMFPVVWVETIRSFGKNSLLDTWLVILTLGLYIYYINYTQDVQYNKERDLNPKSALGEWVSSIIFAIVAATFVHTYFIQPYVIPTGSLEKTLLVGDFLFVSKFHYGARLPMTTLAAPMVHDTIPGLGIRSYIADVDPTTAEKSWLNKLQLPYMRLPAITKVDRNDIVVFSWPADTVVRFFKRAKGVQKPIDKKSNYVKRCVGLPGDSLAIKNGDIYVNGNKFVFSERAKRQTSYVVTTQGQIDNSVISLLGRENFAGNVISIAKNTLSKDRADELLDRMQLNKIKEDSTRIYYMGGFINDKVKAYLDGKEETNMILFNMTGDEANNYTGKAGIISVEKFTFTRPDTRVFPQSAAHPGTEDNFGPIYIPQKGVTVPLNLRVLPYYKKIIKDYENNTISVSGNQISINGQVADTYTFKQNYYWMMGDNHHRSEDSKFWGYVPENHIVGTPIFIWMSVENLVAGEGDIKVRWDRVFTTVNGDGEPVSYFKYFLILLAAYFVGNYFWKKKKAKSRI from the coding sequence ATGAACGGTACACAGTGGATTGTTTTTATATTGATCATACAGATTATTCATTTTCTGGGAACTTGGAAATTGTATGTAAAAGCTGGTAGAAAAGCTTGGGAAGCAGCAATCCCGATATACAATGCCATAATTTTGATGAAAATCATAAAAAGACCCAAATGGTGGGTGTTCTTATTGTTCCTGCCCATCATTAACCTTTTAATGTTTCCCGTAGTTTGGGTAGAGACCATTCGTAGTTTTGGCAAGAATAGCCTTTTGGATACTTGGTTGGTCATTTTAACGTTGGGCCTCTACATCTACTACATAAACTACACCCAAGATGTACAGTATAATAAAGAACGTGACCTCAATCCCAAATCAGCTTTGGGCGAATGGGTAAGCTCGATCATATTTGCCATAGTGGCAGCGACTTTTGTGCATACCTATTTTATTCAGCCCTATGTTATTCCCACCGGCTCTTTGGAGAAAACTTTGTTGGTAGGGGATTTTTTATTCGTAAGCAAGTTTCATTACGGGGCGCGTCTACCCATGACTACTCTTGCCGCACCCATGGTTCACGATACCATTCCCGGATTGGGCATACGTTCCTATATTGCCGACGTTGACCCAACTACAGCGGAAAAGTCATGGTTGAACAAATTACAGCTACCCTATATGCGATTACCGGCCATAACCAAGGTTGATCGTAACGATATTGTGGTATTCAGTTGGCCGGCCGATACGGTGGTACGTTTTTTTAAAAGGGCAAAAGGTGTTCAAAAACCGATTGACAAAAAATCAAATTACGTAAAACGCTGTGTTGGGTTACCGGGCGACTCCCTGGCCATCAAAAACGGTGATATTTATGTGAATGGCAATAAGTTCGTGTTCTCGGAGAGGGCAAAACGCCAAACTTCTTACGTAGTCACTACCCAAGGGCAGATTGATAACAGCGTAATCTCTTTATTGGGCAGGGAAAATTTTGCGGGTAATGTTATCAGTATCGCAAAGAACACTTTATCCAAAGATAGAGCCGATGAACTTTTGGACAGAATGCAATTGAACAAAATCAAGGAAGATTCCACCAGAATATATTACATGGGCGGTTTTATAAATGATAAAGTCAAGGCATATTTGGACGGAAAAGAGGAAACCAACATGATTCTTTTCAATATGACAGGGGATGAAGCAAATAATTATACAGGAAAAGCCGGCATAATATCTGTAGAAAAATTCACCTTTACCAGACCCGATACCCGTGTTTTTCCACAAAGTGCGGCACATCCTGGTACGGAAGATAACTTTGGCCCCATATACATTCCGCAAAAAGGAGTAACAGTACCGCTTAACCTAAGGGTACTTCCTTACTACAAGAAAATTATAAAGGATTATGAAAACAATACCATCAGTGTTTCGGGCAACCAGATTAGCATTAACGGGCAGGTAGCTGACACCTACACTTTTAAGCAAAATTACTATTGGATGATGGGCGATAACCATCACCGATCCGAAGACAGTAAATTCTGGGGGTATGTTCCTGAAAACCATATTGTGGGAACCCCCATTTTTATTTGGATGAGTGTCGAGAATTTAGTTGCGGGCGAAGGCGATATCAAGGTCAGATGGGACAGGGTATTTACCACTGTAAATGGCGATGGCGAACCTGTATCGTATTTCAAATATTTTCTCATACTATTGGCCGCTTATTTTGTAGGCAACTATTTCTGGAAAAAGAAAAAAGCCAAGTCACGAATTTGA
- a CDS encoding WbqC family protein, translating into MQIVLHPCYFPNIAIFSAIAQNEVIWETADNFQKQTYRNRCYIATDRGRHMLTLPIKHVGGSQGRQKYKDVRLDNTYSWQRQHWRTLQTAYRTSPFFEFYEDELEPLFREDQKFLLDFNLKTIATICACLQIETPTKKTMVYEHQLDTTIKDARFLVNAKLKIKFDQEKYNHVFEEKHGFLYNLSILDLLFNEGTNALSYLKNQNLNLTNA; encoded by the coding sequence TTGCAAATAGTATTACACCCTTGCTATTTTCCGAATATAGCCATATTCAGTGCTATTGCACAGAACGAGGTTATATGGGAAACAGCGGATAACTTTCAAAAACAAACCTATCGCAATCGTTGTTACATAGCTACGGACAGGGGACGCCATATGCTTACTCTTCCCATAAAACATGTTGGAGGGTCACAAGGAAGGCAAAAGTATAAAGATGTTAGGTTAGACAATACGTATTCTTGGCAAAGACAGCATTGGCGTACGCTACAAACAGCTTACCGAACCTCACCCTTTTTTGAATTTTACGAAGATGAGTTGGAGCCTCTTTTTCGGGAAGACCAAAAATTTTTATTGGATTTTAACCTAAAGACCATAGCAACTATTTGCGCATGCCTTCAAATTGAAACCCCTACAAAAAAAACCATGGTTTATGAGCATCAACTTGATACCACTATAAAAGACGCTCGTTTTTTGGTAAACGCCAAATTAAAAATCAAATTTGACCAAGAAAAATACAACCACGTTTTTGAGGAAAAACATGGTTTTCTGTACAATCTAAGTATTTTGGACTTGCTTTTCAATGAAGGTACCAATGCACTGTCTTATCTCAAAAATCAAAATCTAAACCTCACGAATGCTTAG
- a CDS encoding DUF6122 family protein: protein MLRFFLHYGIHFLVPVLIAFVFFKENRFRILCILWAGILIDIDHLLASPIFDADRCSINFHPLHSYWAMAVYIFLTIIKKTRIVGIALLIHILADVTDCLLID, encoded by the coding sequence ATGCTTAGGTTTTTTCTTCATTACGGTATTCATTTCTTAGTTCCCGTTCTCATAGCCTTTGTATTTTTCAAGGAAAATCGATTTAGGATATTATGTATCCTATGGGCAGGTATATTGATTGATATAGACCATCTATTGGCCAGTCCTATTTTTGACGCCGACCGTTGCAGTATAAATTTTCATCCGCTGCATAGTTATTGGGCGATGGCAGTATATATTTTCTTGACCATAATCAAAAAGACCCGTATCGTAGGTATCGCCTTATTGATACATATTTTGGCAGATGTTACGGATTGTTTATTGATCGACTAA
- a CDS encoding endonuclease/exonuclease/phosphatase family protein, with the protein MRNLSTFNKLVLTLNLFFSVSLLISFFAPHLSVTDYPFLSFFALSVPFLFLVNMLFSIYWLFFNIKFCLIAVLVLGIGFFVMEPFFKLDISKKIDDTAGLKIMGYNVQEFRYSRERSSRLMNFVASQAPDVIGIQEFSMEGTDEFEKNYPYSFRTVGGRAKSVQAIFSKYPIISKEHIKFPNTANSALAADIVYEGDTIRVYVVHLQSLRIRPGMVKRERSDHLYSRLIKSFAKQEEQCAILKNHMARSTYKTVICGDFNNTQYSHVYKTIKGDMQDTFLKKGSGFGRTINFWRFPLRIDFIFVDKSFQVKTHQNFDVGFSDHFPVMTTLNLVDQ; encoded by the coding sequence TTGAGAAACCTATCAACTTTCAATAAACTGGTTTTGACATTGAACCTTTTTTTTTCGGTATCGTTGCTGATTTCTTTTTTTGCGCCTCATTTATCCGTGACTGATTATCCATTTCTTTCTTTTTTTGCCTTATCGGTACCTTTTTTGTTTTTGGTCAATATGCTGTTTTCGATATACTGGTTATTTTTCAATATCAAATTTTGTTTGATTGCCGTATTGGTATTGGGAATAGGTTTTTTTGTGATGGAGCCTTTTTTCAAACTTGATATCTCAAAGAAAATCGATGATACAGCCGGGCTCAAGATTATGGGGTACAATGTTCAAGAGTTTCGTTATTCACGGGAAAGGAGCAGTAGGCTCATGAATTTCGTGGCGTCCCAAGCCCCTGATGTGATAGGTATTCAGGAGTTTTCGATGGAAGGTACCGATGAATTTGAAAAAAACTACCCTTACAGCTTTAGAACCGTTGGTGGCAGAGCTAAAAGTGTGCAGGCTATATTTTCCAAATACCCGATAATTTCAAAAGAGCACATAAAATTCCCCAATACGGCAAATAGCGCATTGGCGGCCGATATTGTCTACGAAGGCGACACCATACGAGTATATGTGGTTCATTTGCAATCTCTGCGCATAAGACCCGGTATGGTAAAGAGAGAAAGATCTGACCACTTGTATTCGAGACTAATAAAATCTTTTGCCAAACAAGAAGAACAATGCGCCATCCTAAAAAATCACATGGCCCGGAGTACTTATAAAACCGTAATATGCGGCGATTTTAACAATACACAATATTCCCATGTCTACAAAACCATAAAAGGTGATATGCAGGATACGTTTTTGAAAAAAGGCTCAGGTTTTGGTCGCACCATAAATTTTTGGCGGTTTCCTTTGAGGATAGATTTTATTTTTGTGGATAAGTCATTTCAAGTGAAAACACATCAAAATTTTGATGTGGGATTTTCCGATCATTTTCCCGTTATGACCACGCTCAATTTAGTCGATCAATAA
- a CDS encoding rhomboid family protein — MTGGGIRYQISRLNIAEKIIAINVAIFILAGLLKALLGLYPNAIVQWFELPKDFMGYISQPWSLVTYSFFHGGFGHIFWNMIMLYFTGRIFLNLFDTRKFINVYFLGVIFGGLLFLFGYNVFPTLLGKNTALIGASAGVSAVLIFICAYIPNQEVRVIFFNVKLWYLGAFFILVDLIQIGYNSNVGGRLAHIGGAILGYVYARQLLKGTDIGTGFSNFLDGLGNLFKKREKKAPMKTVYRKTKTASKKSVDYKKENHQRKIDAILDKISKSGYESLSKAEKDFLFKAGKED, encoded by the coding sequence ATGACAGGAGGAGGTATAAGATATCAAATATCAAGATTGAACATTGCGGAGAAAATCATCGCCATAAATGTCGCAATCTTTATTTTAGCGGGTCTTTTGAAGGCCTTGTTGGGATTATATCCCAACGCTATAGTTCAGTGGTTTGAGTTGCCCAAAGATTTTATGGGTTATATATCCCAACCTTGGTCCTTGGTAACGTATTCATTTTTTCATGGGGGTTTCGGGCATATTTTTTGGAATATGATTATGCTCTATTTTACGGGAAGAATATTTCTAAATTTATTCGATACCCGAAAGTTCATAAACGTATATTTTTTGGGCGTTATTTTCGGAGGGCTTTTGTTTTTGTTCGGTTATAATGTTTTCCCCACGCTTTTAGGAAAAAATACCGCTCTGATCGGTGCCTCGGCAGGCGTATCTGCCGTTCTTATCTTTATTTGTGCCTATATTCCCAATCAAGAGGTCCGGGTTATCTTTTTTAATGTCAAACTTTGGTATTTGGGAGCGTTTTTTATTCTTGTGGATTTGATCCAGATTGGGTACAACTCAAACGTAGGTGGCCGTTTGGCCCACATTGGTGGTGCGATTCTCGGATATGTTTATGCGCGACAATTGTTGAAAGGGACTGATATTGGCACAGGATTTTCCAACTTTTTGGATGGTTTGGGCAATCTTTTCAAAAAGCGTGAAAAGAAAGCTCCAATGAAAACGGTATACCGTAAAACCAAAACGGCATCAAAAAAATCAGTTGATTACAAAAAAGAAAACCACCAACGCAAAATCGATGCTATTTTGGATAAAATAAGCAAGTCCGGTTACGAAAGCCTCTCCAAGGCAGAAAAGGATTTTTTGTTCAAGGCGGGTAAAGAAGATTGA
- a CDS encoding rhomboid family intramembrane serine protease — MGRISDAIKHLLIVNILFFAATALYGDQMYEWFSLWFPKNENFGWWQIVSHMFMHGGLMHIVFNMYALWAFGTPLERMWGRNKFLFFYFSAGLGAALIHTGVNYYYFNAGLDALANSGISQTQIIEIISSGRYMPDWYNIASQSTIDNFLSAYNTPAVGASGAIYGILVAFGMSYPNSELFLIFLPVPIKAKYFIPVLIGLDLFSGVTGYSIFGSGIAHFAHIGGALFGFIMMWYWKKNQFNGNRWN, encoded by the coding sequence ATGGGGAGAATAAGTGATGCTATAAAGCACCTGTTAATCGTTAATATACTATTTTTTGCCGCAACCGCACTGTACGGTGACCAAATGTACGAGTGGTTCTCGTTATGGTTTCCAAAAAACGAAAATTTCGGATGGTGGCAGATAGTTTCGCACATGTTTATGCACGGTGGGCTCATGCATATAGTTTTCAATATGTACGCCCTTTGGGCTTTTGGCACACCTTTAGAACGAATGTGGGGCAGGAACAAATTTTTGTTTTTTTATTTTTCGGCCGGACTAGGAGCGGCATTGATACATACCGGGGTCAATTATTATTATTTTAACGCAGGGCTTGACGCATTGGCAAATTCCGGAATCTCTCAAACCCAAATCATAGAAATCATATCTAGCGGACGGTATATGCCAGATTGGTACAATATTGCTTCACAAAGCACGATCGATAATTTTTTGAGTGCTTATAATACACCGGCAGTTGGGGCATCTGGGGCCATTTATGGTATTTTGGTAGCTTTTGGCATGTCTTACCCCAATAGTGAACTTTTCTTGATATTTTTGCCAGTACCCATAAAGGCAAAGTACTTTATTCCGGTGCTTATAGGTCTTGATCTGTTTTCTGGCGTAACGGGATATTCTATTTTTGGCAGTGGTATTGCCCATTTTGCCCATATTGGTGGAGCCTTGTTCGGATTTATTATGATGTGGTATTGGAAAAAAAACCAGTTTAACGGTAATCGATGGAATTGA
- the mutL gene encoding DNA mismatch repair endonuclease MutL: MADIIRLLPDHVANQIAAGEVVQRPASVVKELLENAIDAGSSLIKLIVKDGGKTLIQVVDDGIGMTDTDARLSFERHATSKITNAEDLFNLSTKGFRGEALASIAAIAHLEMHTKPENLEVGTHIKIEGSEVVFQEVSVTPKGTSIAVKNLFFNIPARRNFLKSDQVELRHIIDEFHRVALAHPSIAFNLYNNGSELFNLPKSNLRQRLVNVFGNKTNPKLVPVEEGTQVVNIKGFVCKPEFAKKSRGEQFFFVNNRFIKSPYLHHAVVSAFEGLIKTDTHPGYFLYLEVNPSSIDINIHPTKTEIKFDDEHTLYAILRSTIKHSLGQFSVVPALDFEKDQNLETPYAYQGKVATLPRVTVNAGFNPFVEKQQKSVHHANHSTKSSKGWESMYVGLRSEVEKNENLEGIQFESDTITGSIFKGKEAHTESSATTIQLRRKYILTTIKSGIVVIDQSRAHQRVLYENFLKHSTLKEAVSQQLLFPLSLSFSKSDIRILNEIKESLSVLGFVIETKEEDAVKVKGVPILVPESEVGIVLDQLISDYQDEVEGNSFSYTDMVAKTLCKTLSVKTGEVLDGTSQLALVNDLFACKEPMVSPFNKPIHITISENDIDKKFI; this comes from the coding sequence ATGGCAGATATTATAAGACTCTTACCGGACCATGTGGCCAATCAAATTGCTGCTGGCGAAGTGGTGCAAAGACCGGCTTCGGTAGTGAAAGAGCTATTGGAGAACGCCATTGATGCTGGTTCGTCATTGATAAAACTCATAGTTAAGGACGGTGGCAAGACCTTGATACAGGTCGTAGATGATGGTATAGGTATGACCGATACCGACGCCCGTCTTAGTTTTGAGCGCCATGCTACATCGAAAATAACAAATGCGGAGGATTTGTTCAATCTGTCCACAAAAGGCTTTCGTGGCGAGGCACTAGCCTCTATCGCCGCTATCGCCCATCTAGAAATGCACACGAAACCTGAAAATCTTGAAGTGGGCACACATATAAAAATCGAAGGGAGCGAGGTCGTATTTCAAGAAGTATCGGTAACCCCAAAGGGGACTTCTATAGCAGTAAAAAACTTATTTTTCAATATTCCGGCACGTAGAAATTTTTTAAAATCGGATCAGGTAGAGCTTCGCCATATCATTGATGAATTTCATAGGGTCGCTTTGGCGCATCCGTCTATTGCTTTCAATTTGTACAATAATGGGAGTGAATTGTTCAACCTGCCAAAATCAAACCTTAGGCAACGTTTGGTCAACGTATTCGGTAACAAGACCAATCCAAAATTGGTTCCCGTAGAAGAAGGTACACAAGTTGTCAACATAAAAGGGTTCGTCTGTAAGCCCGAATTCGCCAAAAAGAGTAGGGGCGAACAGTTCTTTTTTGTGAACAATCGCTTTATAAAAAGTCCGTATTTGCACCATGCCGTGGTTTCTGCATTTGAAGGGTTGATAAAGACAGATACACATCCGGGTTATTTTTTATATTTGGAAGTAAATCCCTCGTCGATAGATATCAACATACATCCTACAAAGACCGAAATAAAGTTTGATGACGAGCATACATTATATGCCATTTTACGATCTACGATCAAACACAGTTTGGGGCAATTTAGCGTAGTACCCGCGCTGGATTTTGAAAAAGACCAAAATTTGGAAACGCCTTATGCCTATCAAGGCAAAGTAGCGACACTTCCAAGGGTAACGGTAAACGCAGGGTTTAACCCCTTTGTGGAGAAACAACAAAAATCGGTACACCATGCAAACCACAGCACAAAAAGTTCAAAAGGATGGGAAAGTATGTATGTTGGCCTACGGTCCGAAGTCGAAAAAAATGAAAATCTAGAGGGTATTCAATTTGAATCTGACACTATCACGGGCTCTATTTTTAAAGGGAAAGAAGCTCATACCGAATCATCTGCCACAACGATACAATTACGTAGAAAATATATTTTGACTACTATTAAGTCGGGTATCGTGGTAATTGACCAAAGTAGGGCCCATCAACGCGTACTGTACGAAAATTTTTTAAAGCATAGTACATTAAAAGAGGCGGTTAGTCAACAATTGTTGTTTCCGTTATCACTTTCATTTTCAAAGTCGGATATTCGGATACTGAATGAAATAAAAGAAAGTTTATCCGTTTTGGGTTTCGTTATCGAGACCAAAGAAGAGGATGCCGTTAAGGTCAAAGGGGTGCCAATACTGGTTCCGGAGAGCGAGGTGGGGATAGTATTGGATCAATTGATTTCAGATTACCAAGATGAGGTAGAGGGGAACAGTTTTTCGTATACCGATATGGTGGCCAAGACCCTATGTAAAACACTTTCGGTCAAAACCGGGGAAGTTTTGGACGGCACATCGCAGTTGGCATTGGTGAACGATTTGTTCGCCTGTAAGGAACCCATGGTGAGCCCCTTCAACAAACCCATACATATTACCATTTCTGAAAACGATATAGATAAAAAATTTATTTAG
- a CDS encoding riboflavin synthase subunit beta — protein sequence MGILSKITKLRRNRKFEYSPRYFDDKGKGNPFKLEHKFDEYRTTVGSNRGLKTKFNNVLQDTKRKGDRNLKIRMVVILSILILICLYLLDFDLSIFFS from the coding sequence ATGGGCATTTTAAGTAAAATAACGAAATTACGTAGGAACAGAAAGTTTGAATACAGTCCAAGATACTTTGATGATAAAGGAAAAGGGAATCCTTTTAAGCTTGAGCATAAATTTGATGAATACAGGACCACGGTCGGCAGTAATAGGGGGCTTAAAACAAAATTTAACAATGTCCTGCAGGATACCAAAAGAAAGGGAGACCGTAATCTAAAAATAAGGATGGTAGTTATATTGTCTATTTTAATTTTGATTTGCCTATATCTATTGGATTTTGACCTCTCAATTTTCTTCTCCTAA